In Neorhizobium galegae, the following proteins share a genomic window:
- a CDS encoding aminotransferase, translating to MPAFNPLIEKLSPPPVPSVAAWGRAYDGSKGPLIDLSQAVPGYPAHPDMLKLLGETGSSKAFTGYGPIEGEAELRTAYAAHVSEVYGAGIGLRNIHITSGCNQAFVCAAMTVAGPGNTVLMTEPFYFNHETTLAMMGVKTAFVACEAANGFLPDLLGLEAAITGEVRALALVSPNNPTGAIYPPSLLEAIFRLCRNKGIWLILDETYRDFLAVAGQAPHTLFSLDGWEDTLISLYSFSKSFCIPGHRLGAITAGPVAVEQIAKIMDNLQICAPRAAQAAVAKALPLLADWREENRQEIGRRADALKAVMRSVNDWKLDAIGAYFAFVRHPFPGRSSAEVAEKLARQAGVICIPGAYFGESQQNYLRFAFANADVPTIGLLRERLQNFSLS from the coding sequence ATGCCTGCGTTCAATCCTCTTATCGAAAAACTCAGCCCTCCGCCCGTTCCCTCCGTCGCCGCCTGGGGCCGTGCCTATGACGGGTCCAAAGGTCCGCTGATCGACCTCTCTCAGGCCGTACCCGGTTATCCGGCCCATCCGGACATGCTGAAGCTGCTCGGCGAGACCGGCTCCTCAAAAGCCTTTACCGGATACGGCCCGATCGAGGGCGAGGCGGAACTGCGGACCGCCTATGCGGCGCATGTCTCGGAAGTGTATGGCGCGGGCATCGGGCTCAGGAACATCCACATTACGTCAGGCTGCAACCAGGCCTTCGTCTGCGCTGCGATGACGGTGGCCGGCCCCGGCAATACGGTGCTGATGACCGAGCCCTTCTATTTCAACCACGAAACGACGCTGGCGATGATGGGCGTCAAGACCGCCTTTGTCGCATGCGAAGCCGCCAACGGTTTCCTGCCGGATCTCTTAGGACTTGAAGCCGCGATCACCGGCGAGGTGCGGGCACTGGCGCTGGTGTCGCCCAACAATCCGACCGGGGCGATCTATCCGCCGTCATTGCTCGAAGCGATCTTCAGGCTCTGCCGGAACAAAGGCATCTGGCTGATCCTCGACGAGACCTATCGCGACTTTTTAGCCGTCGCAGGCCAGGCGCCGCATACCCTGTTCAGCCTCGACGGCTGGGAAGACACGCTGATCAGCCTCTACAGCTTTTCTAAATCCTTCTGCATTCCCGGCCACCGGCTTGGGGCGATCACCGCCGGTCCGGTTGCGGTCGAACAGATCGCCAAGATCATGGACAACCTGCAGATCTGCGCGCCGAGAGCGGCCCAGGCTGCCGTCGCCAAGGCTCTGCCGCTTCTCGCCGACTGGCGGGAGGAGAACCGCCAGGAGATCGGCCGCCGTGCGGATGCGCTGAAGGCGGTGATGCGCTCCGTCAACGACTGGAAGCTCGATGCAATCGGCGCCTATTTCGCCTTCGTGCGGCATCCCTTTCCGGGCAGGAGTTCCGCGGAAGTGGCGGAGAAGCTGGCCAGGCAGGCGGGCGTGATCTGCATTCCGGGCGCCTATTTCGGCGAGAGCCAACAGAATTATCTGCGCTTCGCGTTCGCCAATGCGGACGTGCCGACGATCGGGCTGTTGCGAGAACGTTTGCAGAACTTTTCCCTATCGTGA
- a CDS encoding sulfite oxidase-like oxidoreductase, whose protein sequence is MADEIEPEDSKLTITKRKWAEQGKFLTGRITRPETDRLPPGQHLVKNWPVLDLGQQPQVSTERWKLDVRGLVNNRKTLDWAAFQALPQTEMRSDIHCVTTWSRYDNNWKGVSTHDFLDLVDPQEEAVAVMLTSYDGYTTNLLLSDFASPDAIIVTEWEGKPLTEEHGGPVRLVVPHLYFWKSAKWLNRIEFLDRDQAGFWEKNGYHLRGDPWSEERYSDD, encoded by the coding sequence ATGGCCGACGAGATTGAGCCCGAGGATTCGAAGCTCACCATCACCAAACGGAAATGGGCGGAACAAGGCAAATTCCTGACCGGCCGGATCACCAGGCCGGAAACCGACCGCCTGCCGCCAGGCCAGCATCTGGTCAAGAACTGGCCGGTGCTCGATCTCGGCCAGCAGCCGCAGGTCTCGACCGAGCGCTGGAAACTCGACGTGCGCGGCCTCGTCAACAACCGGAAAACCCTGGACTGGGCCGCCTTCCAGGCTTTGCCGCAGACAGAGATGCGCTCCGACATCCATTGCGTGACCACCTGGTCCCGTTACGACAACAACTGGAAAGGCGTTTCGACGCACGATTTCCTCGATCTCGTCGATCCACAGGAAGAGGCCGTCGCCGTCATGCTGACCAGCTATGACGGCTATACCACCAACCTGCTTCTCTCGGATTTCGCCTCGCCGGACGCGATCATCGTCACGGAGTGGGAAGGCAAGCCGCTCACCGAGGAACATGGCGGGCCGGTGCGGCTCGTGGTACCGCACCTCTATTTCTGGAAGAGCGCCAAATGGCTCAACCGGATCGAGTTCCTCGACCGGGACCAGGCCGGCTTCTGGGAAAAGAACGGCTACCACCTGCGTGGCGATCCCTGGTCCGAGGAGCGCTATTCGGACGACTGA
- a CDS encoding NADPH-dependent F420 reductase, translated as MTIGIIGAGNIGAAFARALARSGVRATIANSRGPASLEALTAELSPWISAGTIEEAASADMVLIAVPWTKLPAALAGLPDWNGRIVIDANNPIEAPLYKPAELNGRLSSEIVADLVPGARVVKAFNHLFAKLVEADPASEGGKRVLFYSGDDAAAKTDVAALTEKLGFFGVDLGPLAVGAKLAQFPGGPLPGLNLVNFG; from the coding sequence ATGACCATCGGTATCATCGGCGCCGGCAATATCGGTGCAGCCTTCGCCCGCGCTCTTGCCCGCAGCGGCGTGCGTGCCACCATCGCCAATAGCCGCGGCCCGGCCTCGCTCGAAGCACTGACGGCTGAGCTGTCGCCCTGGATTTCCGCCGGCACGATCGAAGAGGCCGCAAGTGCGGACATGGTGCTGATCGCGGTTCCATGGACGAAGCTGCCGGCGGCCCTTGCCGGCCTGCCGGACTGGAACGGGCGGATCGTCATCGACGCCAACAATCCGATCGAGGCGCCGCTCTACAAACCGGCCGAACTCAACGGCCGTCTTTCCAGCGAGATCGTGGCCGACCTCGTGCCGGGCGCCCGGGTGGTGAAGGCGTTCAATCATCTGTTTGCAAAGCTCGTCGAGGCCGACCCCGCTTCCGAGGGCGGCAAGCGGGTGCTGTTCTATTCGGGCGACGACGCGGCGGCAAAGACGGACGTCGCCGCCTTGACGGAGAAGCTCGGCTTCTTCGGCGTCGATCTCGGCCCGCTTGCTGTCGGGGCCAAGCTGGCGCAGTTCCCGGGCGGCCCGCTGCCGGGACTGAACCTCGTCAACTTCGGCTGA
- a CDS encoding LysR family transcriptional regulator: protein MESLANLESFMRSAELGGFSPAARRLALTPAAVSRNVAMLERNLGTRLFQRSTRRLTLTEAGERFLSEIRDHVEALQTAIAEVSSDGVEPAGVLKVSMSPHFGTDYILPLLPEFMACYPLIRPDWAFENRQVDLIAEGYDAAIGGGFELTPGAVARVLAPAHIVLVASPAYMKDRSMPAHPADLANLDGIHMRSSNTGRIRQWVMRNAGGDEVPVALREKMVFNDPAALAHAADLGLGVAMIAMPDALSYLESSTLVRLLPDWYADIGPISIYYASKTLLPAKTRVFVDFVVEHFRKERLAERFAGSLGASNMPKRR from the coding sequence GTGGAAAGTCTCGCCAATCTCGAATCCTTCATGCGCAGCGCCGAACTCGGCGGTTTCTCGCCTGCGGCCAGGCGGTTGGCGCTGACGCCCGCGGCCGTCAGCCGCAATGTCGCGATGCTTGAGAGGAACCTCGGCACCCGCCTCTTCCAGCGCAGCACGCGGAGGCTGACGCTGACGGAAGCGGGCGAACGTTTTCTGTCGGAGATCCGCGACCACGTCGAGGCGCTGCAGACCGCGATCGCCGAGGTCTCTTCGGACGGAGTGGAACCGGCCGGCGTACTCAAGGTCAGCATGAGCCCGCATTTCGGAACGGACTATATTCTGCCGCTGCTGCCGGAGTTCATGGCGTGCTACCCGCTGATCCGCCCGGACTGGGCGTTCGAAAACCGGCAGGTCGATCTGATCGCCGAGGGATATGACGCAGCGATCGGCGGCGGGTTTGAGTTGACGCCCGGCGCTGTCGCCCGGGTGCTGGCGCCGGCCCATATCGTTCTGGTCGCTTCACCGGCCTACATGAAGGATAGATCCATGCCGGCCCATCCGGCGGATCTTGCGAACCTCGACGGCATCCATATGCGTTCCTCCAATACCGGACGTATCCGCCAATGGGTGATGCGAAATGCCGGCGGCGACGAAGTGCCGGTGGCACTGAGGGAAAAGATGGTGTTCAACGACCCAGCCGCCCTTGCCCACGCCGCGGACCTCGGCCTCGGCGTCGCGATGATCGCGATGCCCGATGCCTTATCGTATCTGGAGAGCAGTACGCTCGTCCGCCTGCTGCCCGACTGGTATGCGGATATCGGGCCGATATCGATCTACTACGCCAGCAAGACCCTGCTGCCGGCAAAGACCCGCGTCTTTGTCGATTTCGTGGTCGAGCATTTCCGGAAGGAACGTCTGGCCGAACGTTTTGCCGGCAGCCTCGGGGCATCGAACATGCCGAAGAGAAGATAG
- a CDS encoding xanthine dehydrogenase family protein molybdopterin-binding subunit has protein sequence MTIMEPRKHGDASDGTVGGRQTRFEGNLKVTGGATYALEYPVEGLAYAILVQSTIPAGRVISVDAKKALAAPGVLMVLTPDDDMGLLVASDWGGNRPENQPYYPLPRQVQYNGQSIAAVIAESREQAVEAARLICITYEKAPHVASFDDAAAGEGKVMDNLTSGWGDAEAALAAAPVQIEGEYSTPREYHVAMEPHGLTVKWDDDRITVWEPSQWSHGMARSYSEWFGIPYENVRLISPFIGGGFGSKGAALAHGAVAAFAARKLGRPVKLALTRPQNFTNYGGRAATRQRIKIGATEDGILQAIVHRGASETSTYADWPEQTGAATPILYRIENFSSQHRVVPVNTVTPGALRGPGKNPSAFGIESAMEELAYKLGMDPLELRLKNYADHDYQSGKPWSTRRLREALTEGAEAFGWSRRSHEPRSMRDGKTLIGWGIGCGTFPVLQAPSEAMIRILGNGRVEVVSGAIDMGQGTYTILAQTAAEVFGIPVDQVEVHLGDSRLPGSAIAGGSMLAGSILGAVHKAATAARDELIGLALNDEKSPLRDTGANTLTFSGGRIAVPRDQGPSLTLSELMAALGRDEIEILRNTLPEGATAQEQRQAWTTMAKVQGPTMGEYSMHSWCAHFAEVRVDEDFGTVRVSRIVSAFDCGRLYNPRLVESQWRGGIIMGIGQALLEEGLVDQRNGRTVNNNMGDYLVPTNADVPHIEVISVGIPDYGASALGGKGVGEVGIVGVAPAIANAVFHATGKRVRDLPITLEKLI, from the coding sequence ATGACCATCATGGAACCCCGCAAACACGGCGACGCCTCCGACGGGACCGTCGGCGGCCGCCAGACGCGCTTCGAAGGCAATCTGAAGGTGACCGGTGGCGCGACCTATGCGTTGGAATATCCGGTCGAAGGCCTTGCCTATGCCATCCTCGTGCAGAGCACCATTCCGGCCGGTCGCGTCATTTCGGTCGATGCGAAAAAGGCGCTTGCTGCCCCGGGGGTGCTGATGGTGCTGACGCCGGATGACGACATGGGTCTCCTGGTCGCCTCCGACTGGGGTGGCAATCGCCCGGAGAACCAGCCGTATTATCCGCTGCCGCGGCAGGTGCAGTACAACGGCCAGTCGATCGCCGCCGTCATCGCGGAAAGCCGCGAACAGGCGGTCGAGGCGGCAAGGCTGATCTGCATCACCTATGAGAAGGCACCGCATGTCGCAAGCTTCGACGATGCGGCGGCCGGCGAAGGCAAGGTGATGGACAATCTGACCTCCGGTTGGGGAGATGCCGAGGCAGCGCTTGCGGCCGCACCGGTTCAGATCGAGGGCGAATATTCGACGCCGCGCGAATATCATGTCGCCATGGAGCCCCATGGGCTGACCGTGAAGTGGGATGACGACCGGATCACGGTCTGGGAACCGAGCCAGTGGTCTCACGGCATGGCGCGCAGCTATTCCGAATGGTTCGGCATTCCTTACGAAAACGTCCGCCTGATCTCGCCGTTCATCGGCGGCGGGTTCGGGTCGAAGGGGGCGGCTCTCGCCCATGGCGCGGTGGCCGCTTTCGCGGCAAGGAAGCTCGGCCGGCCGGTCAAGCTTGCGCTGACGCGACCGCAGAATTTCACCAACTATGGCGGTCGCGCCGCGACGCGCCAGAGGATCAAGATCGGTGCGACGGAAGACGGCATCCTTCAGGCGATCGTTCATCGCGGCGCCAGCGAGACCTCGACCTATGCGGACTGGCCGGAGCAGACGGGTGCTGCGACGCCGATCCTCTACAGGATAGAGAATTTCTCGTCGCAGCATCGGGTCGTGCCGGTCAATACCGTCACACCGGGTGCGTTGCGCGGCCCGGGAAAGAACCCCAGCGCCTTCGGCATCGAAAGTGCGATGGAGGAACTCGCCTACAAGCTCGGCATGGACCCGCTCGAACTGCGGCTGAAGAACTATGCCGACCACGACTACCAGTCGGGGAAACCCTGGTCGACCCGCCGGCTGCGCGAAGCGCTGACCGAAGGCGCCGAAGCCTTCGGCTGGTCAAGGCGCAGCCATGAACCACGTTCGATGCGTGATGGTAAGACCCTGATCGGCTGGGGCATCGGCTGCGGCACGTTCCCGGTCCTCCAGGCGCCGAGCGAGGCGATGATCCGCATCCTCGGCAACGGCCGTGTCGAGGTGGTCAGCGGTGCGATCGACATGGGGCAGGGGACCTATACGATCCTTGCCCAGACGGCTGCCGAAGTGTTCGGCATTCCCGTCGACCAGGTCGAGGTCCATCTCGGCGATTCCCGGTTGCCGGGTTCGGCGATTGCCGGCGGCTCGATGCTGGCGGGCTCCATCCTCGGCGCCGTGCACAAGGCGGCGACGGCGGCCCGCGACGAACTGATCGGACTGGCACTCAACGACGAGAAATCGCCGCTGCGCGATACCGGGGCCAATACGCTGACGTTCAGCGGCGGCCGCATTGCCGTTCCCCGGGATCAAGGCCCGTCGCTCACGCTTTCGGAACTGATGGCGGCACTCGGTCGCGACGAGATCGAGATCCTGAGGAATACGCTGCCGGAAGGTGCTACCGCCCAGGAGCAACGTCAGGCCTGGACGACGATGGCAAAGGTTCAGGGGCCGACCATGGGCGAATATTCCATGCACAGCTGGTGCGCCCATTTCGCCGAAGTACGGGTGGACGAGGATTTTGGAACGGTGCGGGTGTCCCGGATCGTCTCGGCCTTCGATTGCGGCCGGCTCTACAATCCGCGGCTGGTCGAAAGCCAGTGGCGGGGCGGCATTATCATGGGCATCGGCCAGGCGCTGCTCGAGGAAGGTCTCGTCGACCAGCGCAACGGCCGCACCGTCAACAACAACATGGGCGACTACCTCGTGCCCACCAACGCGGACGTGCCGCATATCGAGGTGATCTCCGTCGGCATTCCCGACTACGGCGCCTCGGCGCTGGGTGGCAAGGGCGTCGGTGAAGTCGGCATCGTCGGCGTCGCGCCGGCGATCGCCAACGCGGTCTTCCACGCAACCGGCAAACGCGTCCGCGACCTGCCGATCACGCTCGAAAAGTTGATCTGA
- a CDS encoding FAD binding domain-containing protein: MRDFSYLRASSADEARQATLRAGSVLLAGGTTLLDLAKCGVMEPETVIDITHLSGLGEVIVDAGGATIGALAKMGEVADHAGIRAAFPAVSESLSLAASAQLRNMATIGGNLLQRTRCSYFREPDVFPACHKRNPGSGCSALGGVTRNHAVLGTSDTCIASYPGDLAVALVAFDAVVDLGGRTVSVDDFFLTPGNTPERETALQRGEMITAITVPASAAARNSTYLKVRDRQSYEFAAASAAVGLEFEADGKTVRDIRVALGGVATKPWRARSVERALVGKVLSAETVEAASRLAMEGAVSHGANHYKIELAPRVVARAILKVGGLA, translated from the coding sequence ATGAGAGACTTTTCCTATCTCCGCGCCTCCTCGGCCGACGAAGCCCGCCAGGCGACGCTCCGGGCCGGTTCAGTGCTGCTTGCCGGCGGCACGACGCTGCTCGATCTTGCAAAATGCGGCGTGATGGAACCGGAAACGGTCATCGACATCACCCACCTCTCGGGCCTCGGCGAAGTCATCGTCGATGCTGGCGGCGCCACGATCGGTGCGCTTGCCAAGATGGGGGAGGTTGCCGATCACGCAGGCATCCGCGCCGCTTTCCCGGCGGTTTCGGAATCGCTGTCGCTGGCGGCATCCGCCCAGCTCCGCAACATGGCGACGATCGGCGGCAACCTGCTGCAGCGGACGCGCTGTTCGTATTTCCGCGAGCCGGACGTGTTTCCGGCCTGCCACAAGCGCAATCCCGGTTCCGGCTGTTCGGCGCTCGGCGGCGTTACCCGCAACCATGCCGTTCTCGGCACGAGCGATACCTGCATCGCCAGCTACCCCGGCGATCTGGCTGTGGCACTGGTTGCCTTTGATGCCGTGGTCGATCTCGGAGGCCGGACGGTGTCGGTCGACGACTTTTTCCTGACACCGGGCAATACGCCGGAGCGGGAAACCGCGTTGCAGCGCGGCGAGATGATCACCGCGATCACCGTGCCGGCCTCGGCGGCGGCGAGGAACTCGACCTATCTGAAGGTCCGCGACCGACAGTCCTATGAATTTGCCGCAGCCAGCGCTGCGGTCGGGCTGGAATTCGAGGCGGACGGCAAGACGGTGCGTGATATCCGCGTCGCTCTCGGCGGCGTCGCCACCAAGCCGTGGCGGGCTCGCAGCGTCGAACGGGCCCTGGTCGGCAAGGTGCTCAGCGCGGAAACCGTCGAGGCGGCGAGCCGGCTCGCCATGGAAGGTGCCGTTTCGCATGGCGCCAATCATTACAAGATCGAACTTGCGCCGCGCGTCGTCGCCCGCGCCATCCTGAAAGTTGGAGGTCTCGCATGA
- a CDS encoding (2Fe-2S)-binding protein, which yields MTRTIHLSLDINGGRYDLDVEPRVTLLDALREHLALTGTKKGCDQGQCGACTCHVDGSRVLSCLTLAAQVEGRQITTIEGIAAENGELHPVQAAFVEHDAFQCGYCTPGQIMSAVACIREGHAGSDEEIREYMSGNLCRCGAYNSIVAAVREAAEMA from the coding sequence ATGACACGAACCATCCATCTTTCGCTCGATATCAACGGGGGCCGGTACGACCTCGATGTCGAACCGCGCGTCACCCTGCTCGATGCCCTGCGCGAACATCTGGCGCTGACCGGCACCAAGAAGGGTTGCGACCAGGGCCAGTGCGGCGCCTGCACCTGTCATGTCGACGGCAGCCGCGTGCTTTCCTGTCTGACGCTCGCAGCCCAGGTCGAAGGCCGGCAGATCACCACGATCGAGGGGATCGCCGCCGAAAACGGCGAGCTGCACCCGGTCCAGGCAGCCTTCGTCGAGCATGACGCATTCCAGTGCGGCTATTGCACGCCGGGCCAGATCATGTCCGCAGTTGCCTGCATCCGCGAGGGCCATGCGGGATCCGATGAGGAAATCCGCGAATACATGTCCGGCAATCTCTGTCGGTGCGGAGCCTATAACAGCATCGTCGCGGCAGTGCGCGAAGCGGCGGAGATGGCGTGA
- a CDS encoding TetR/AcrR family transcriptional regulator, protein MASAEPKTASPAPARLRADARRNRDRLVEVAAAAFAEKGVETSLEDIARQAGVGIGTLYRHFPSREHLVEVVYRRELEGLASAATELARLHSPDMALEEWMRRFVGYIATKRGMANSLRILMTSNSSLFSEGSGLIRGALESLLKTAGDGGYVRRDIETTDLLHALSSIYSIPESPEWRERSHRLIGLLMDGLRTRR, encoded by the coding sequence TTGGCCTCGGCCGAGCCGAAGACAGCATCGCCAGCACCGGCCAGGCTTCGCGCCGATGCCCGCCGCAACCGCGACAGGCTAGTCGAAGTCGCGGCCGCAGCCTTTGCGGAAAAGGGCGTCGAGACTTCGCTGGAAGATATAGCACGGCAGGCAGGCGTCGGCATCGGCACGCTTTACCGCCATTTTCCCAGCCGTGAGCATCTCGTCGAGGTGGTCTATCGCCGCGAACTCGAAGGCCTGGCGAGCGCCGCCACCGAGCTTGCCAGGCTACATTCGCCGGACATGGCGCTCGAGGAATGGATGCGGCGCTTCGTCGGCTATATTGCCACCAAGCGGGGCATGGCCAACAGCCTGCGCATTCTCATGACATCCAACTCCTCCCTTTTTTCCGAGGGCTCGGGCCTCATCCGCGGCGCGCTGGAAAGTCTTTTGAAGACTGCAGGCGATGGAGGATATGTCCGCCGAGACATCGAAACGACCGATCTCCTGCACGCGCTGTCGAGCATCTATTCCATCCCGGAATCGCCCGAATGGCGTGAGCGGTCGCATCGCCTGATCGGCCTGCTGATGGACGGCCTGCGGACCCGGAGATAA
- a CDS encoding methyl-accepting chemotaxis protein: MSRLSIRSSLIAVFGAIATLVAVLAWAAISSLSNVAGNLTTISQNSMPSVQASKNIETAILGMTVAYMGHLTTTSDFGMDAAEKLIAQQSDALKAALQTYRPLISSDQEKQIIDQIQTGIDKYVLNGQKMLDFSRKASDARARVEMEKMRVTIQPVMEAVTKLVKSNTDEAALETAKAETTYSTALTTMESILGVVFLLIVGAAVYVLSGIARPIQRITASMSGLAAGDTATEIPFAGRNDEVGAMAGAVEVFRQAAISNRRLQEQAEEARAQAEADRIHLQEEAEASAQARLQQATSGLAAGLRRLASGDLAFQLNEPFAPDFEALREDLNSAVSRLGEALSEVAGSAQSIDSGSREVSQSADDLSKRTEQQAASLEETAAALDEITANVSNSSKRADEAKTIALQANSSAAQSGAVVANAVDAMQRIEQSSSQISNIIGVIDEIAFQTNLLALNAGVEAARAGEAGKGFAVVAQEVRELAQRSANAAKEIKDLIRKSGSEVQNGVKLVRETGEALKTIESHVVTINEHINAIATAAREQSVGLAEVNSAVNQMDQVTQQNAAMVEETNAAGANLASESTKLRDLLTRFQLSEGGRRSGMQRPAYGSGPAPAGRNAVPQESPARRLAQRVSKSFGGAAAAATAESQWTEF, from the coding sequence ATGTCCCGTCTCTCCATTCGCAGCTCGCTCATCGCCGTCTTCGGCGCGATCGCGACGCTTGTCGCCGTTCTCGCCTGGGCAGCCATTTCCTCGCTCTCCAATGTCGCTGGAAATCTCACCACGATTTCACAAAACTCGATGCCGAGCGTCCAGGCCTCGAAGAATATAGAGACGGCCATTCTCGGAATGACGGTCGCCTATATGGGGCATCTGACGACCACGTCGGATTTCGGCATGGACGCTGCGGAAAAGCTGATCGCCCAGCAGTCCGACGCGCTCAAGGCTGCTCTCCAAACCTACAGGCCGCTGATCTCCAGCGATCAGGAAAAGCAGATCATCGACCAGATCCAGACGGGCATCGACAAATACGTCCTCAACGGGCAGAAGATGCTGGACTTCTCCCGCAAGGCCTCCGACGCCCGCGCCCGCGTCGAGATGGAAAAGATGCGCGTCACAATCCAGCCGGTCATGGAAGCCGTTACCAAGCTGGTCAAGTCGAACACGGACGAGGCGGCCCTCGAAACCGCCAAGGCGGAGACGACCTATTCAACCGCGCTCACCACGATGGAAAGCATCCTTGGCGTCGTCTTCCTGCTGATCGTTGGTGCCGCGGTCTACGTGCTGTCCGGTATCGCCCGACCCATCCAGCGCATCACGGCGTCGATGAGCGGCCTTGCCGCAGGCGACACCGCGACCGAAATCCCCTTTGCAGGACGCAATGACGAAGTCGGGGCAATGGCCGGTGCCGTGGAGGTCTTCCGTCAGGCCGCGATCTCCAACAGGCGGCTTCAGGAACAGGCCGAAGAAGCCCGTGCCCAAGCCGAAGCCGACCGTATCCACCTGCAGGAAGAGGCGGAAGCCTCCGCTCAGGCCCGCCTCCAGCAAGCGACCTCCGGCCTTGCCGCCGGCCTGCGCCGCCTCGCCTCCGGCGACCTCGCCTTCCAGCTCAACGAGCCCTTCGCTCCGGATTTCGAAGCGCTGCGCGAAGACCTGAACTCGGCCGTGTCCCGTCTCGGCGAAGCCCTTTCGGAAGTCGCCGGATCGGCTCAGTCGATCGACAGCGGTTCGCGTGAAGTCAGCCAGAGCGCCGACGACCTGTCCAAGCGCACCGAACAGCAGGCCGCCTCGCTCGAGGAGACCGCCGCCGCCCTCGACGAAATCACCGCCAACGTCTCGAACTCCTCCAAGCGCGCCGACGAGGCAAAGACGATCGCCCTGCAGGCAAATTCCAGCGCCGCCCAGTCGGGCGCCGTCGTCGCCAACGCCGTCGATGCCATGCAGCGCATCGAACAATCGTCCAGCCAGATCTCCAACATCATCGGCGTGATCGACGAGATCGCCTTCCAGACCAACCTTCTCGCGCTGAATGCCGGCGTCGAAGCGGCCCGCGCCGGTGAAGCCGGCAAGGGTTTTGCAGTCGTCGCACAGGAAGTTCGCGAACTCGCCCAGCGTTCGGCGAATGCGGCCAAGGAGATCAAGGATCTCATCCGCAAGTCGGGCTCCGAAGTCCAGAACGGCGTAAAGCTGGTGCGCGAAACCGGCGAAGCGCTGAAGACGATCGAGAGCCACGTCGTCACCATCAACGAGCATATCAATGCGATCGCCACCGCCGCCCGCGAACAGTCGGTCGGCCTCGCAGAGGTCAACTCGGCCGTCAACCAGATGGACCAGGTGACCCAGCAGAACGCCGCGATGGTCGAGGAAACCAACGCCGCCGGCGCCAACCTCGCATCGGAAAGCACCAAGCTGCGTGATCTCCTCACCCGCTTCCAGCTCTCCGAAGGCGGCCGGCGTTCCGGCATGCAGCGGCCGGCCTACGGCTCCGGCCCGGCGCCCGCCGGCCGCAACGCCGTCCCACAGGAATCGCCGGCACGCCGCCTTGCACAGCGCGTCAGCAAGTCCTTCGGGGGTGCAGCGGCTGCAGCAACCGCCGAATCCCAGTGGACCGAATTCTGA
- a CDS encoding helix-turn-helix domain-containing protein — protein MTTLAPARPLGDFLREWRRRRRMSQLDLALEADISQRHLSFIESGRAAPSRDMLLHLAERLDVPLRERNPMLLAAGFAPVFAERKLDDPALQPARRAIDMVLKGHEPFPALAVDRHWTLMAANAAVAPLLADVADRSLIEGPVNVLRLSLHPQGLAPYIANLAEWRSHLLERLRQQISASGDRVLQALLEELSGYPVPDGASKSAPKHDYAGIAVPMELRTEAGLLSFISTTTVFGTPVDVTLSELAVESFFPANDETARLLRQMAETGPSKSDS, from the coding sequence ATGACGACTCTCGCACCCGCCCGCCCCCTCGGTGATTTTCTGCGCGAATGGCGCCGCCGCCGGCGCATGAGCCAACTCGACCTGGCGCTCGAGGCCGATATCTCGCAGCGTCATCTGAGCTTCATCGAAAGCGGACGGGCGGCCCCGAGCCGGGACATGCTCCTGCATCTGGCGGAGCGGCTTGACGTGCCGCTTCGCGAGCGCAATCCGATGCTGCTCGCCGCCGGTTTTGCGCCGGTCTTTGCCGAGCGCAAGCTCGACGATCCGGCACTTCAGCCGGCGCGGCGGGCGATCGACATGGTGCTGAAAGGCCATGAGCCTTTCCCGGCGCTCGCCGTCGACCGGCACTGGACGCTGATGGCTGCAAATGCCGCGGTGGCGCCGCTGCTTGCCGATGTCGCCGACCGGTCGTTGATCGAGGGGCCGGTCAATGTCCTGCGGCTCAGCCTGCATCCGCAGGGCCTCGCGCCTTACATCGCCAATCTGGCGGAATGGCGTAGTCACCTGCTCGAACGGCTGCGCCAGCAGATCTCGGCGTCCGGCGATCGCGTTCTCCAGGCATTGCTGGAAGAGCTTTCCGGCTATCCGGTGCCGGACGGGGCGTCGAAATCGGCACCGAAACACGATTATGCGGGTATCGCCGTGCCGATGGAATTGCGGACGGAGGCGGGGCTGCTGTCGTTCATCTCGACCACGACCGTCTTCGGCACCCCGGTCGACGTGACACTGTCGGAGCTGGCGGTCGAATCCTTCTTCCCCGCCAATGACGAAACGGCCCGGCTTCTGCGCCAAATGGCAGAAACCGGGCCGTCGAAGAGCGACAGTTAG